The stretch of DNA TTATAGGGTCTCCACAAATTGTtaccctcttctttttcttgaaacAAGCTTCTTACTGAATTCAAAATAGTTTCTGATGGACTGGAGTTTTGCTTGAATATTTGGTTTATATCTGTGTTCAAGCTAGATTTATTATGCTCACCTTACACTCAAATGTGATTTAATTATTGGTTcattctctcctcctccttttaAGTCAAAGGTTACGGCGATCTCCTTTCTGTTTTCTTAAGAATAAGTTTAATTCTGTAGGTTTATATGACGTATGTACAAGCCCTATATGGTGGCGGTGGTTGGCCTTTGAGTGCCTTTCTTTCTCCTAGTCTGAAACCTTTGATGGGTGGAACATACTTTCCTCCAGATGACAAGTATGGGCGACCGGGTTTTAAGACTGTTCTAAggtgcaaaaaaaataaatctcatGACATTTTTTAAGCTTCAGTTTAAAACTCGCTCACTTCTTACAAGGAACCATCTACAGAAAGGTAAAGGAAGCCTGGGATACTAAACGGGAAATGCTTGAGAAGGGTGGGACCCTTGCAATCGAGCAGCTTACGGAAGCATTAGCTGCAACTGCAAAGTCTCAGAAGTTTCCAGATGAGCTTGCTCATGGCTCTCTAAAACTATGTGTTGAACAGGTAAGTGATATGTACTAGAACTATTCATGATGGATCTCCTCTCCCTATGATTTCAAATTTCTTATCACTGTATCAAGTATTGGAACACACAATCTAATCATTTTGTAATTTTCTCTTCCAACCTTCAATTAACGTCATCCTTCCTCTTTGTAGCTAGCAAGCTCCTATGATCCAAAATTTGGTGGCTTCGGTTCTGCTCCAAAGTTTCCTAGGCCTGTTGAAGAACTTATCATGCTATATGAGTACAAGAAGCTTGTGGATGCTGGAAAGGACAACGAGGCAAGGGATGTTATGAAGATGGTGTCCCATACCATGCAATGCATGGCTAGAGGTGGCATACATGACCATGTTGGAGGTGGCTTCCATAGATATAGTGTAGATGAGTGTTGGCATGGTGAGAGCTCTCTTTGATTCCAAAACATCATTATGAAGATACATGTTGTTCATTTTCACTATTTGTAAGGCAGCCTGTTTTATGAACTATAGGTATAATTAGCACCACTGCAAATGAAATTTATCAGTGAAGAATTAAAGACTGTCTGTTTTTCTATCTTTACATAATTTGTCTTCATAATGATGATACATAAGAAAAGCGGTTAAGcctaattattgattttgtgcACAATTGCTTTGTAAAACAGCTTTAAATGATTATAAACCTATGTGGAATGCATTTAATCCAAAATAATATTGTAAATAGCTCAGAAATAtctataatacaaaaaaaaaaaattgtggattTCATCCATAATAAATTTCATGTAATGGTTgactttgtttttgtttctttttcacattttcagttcCACACTTCGAAAAGATGTTATATGATCAGGGACAGCTGACCAATATTTACTTGGATATGTTTTCGATCACAAAGGACAACTTCTACTCTTCTATGGCTCGTGATGTTCTAGATTACTTGAGGAGAGATATGCTTGGAGAATCGGGTGAAATTTTTTCTGCTGAAGATGCCGACAGTGCTGAGTATGAAGGTGctgcaagaaagaaagaaggagcATTTTATGTTTGGACCAGCAAAGAGGTATGCTTCTATTCGTAGCATTTTATCAGGTTTAGCAGCTGTTTGTCTTGTACTTTGGTTCTCCTTGTGACAGTCTGAATTTCTATTCCAAGGTACATACAACATTTGATTCTTGATGAATAACAAAGCAGAATTTTCAGGCTGCACCTACCAATAAAGTTGGCAAGCTATGTACGGTCTTGTGTTTCTAAATGATGATCTCATTTCAATGCATCTTTAGGATATCTTGTGGATGTTataaagtatattttatataaagaaattaaagGGCATAGAGAGACAAGTATAAATGGATGTTctctgtttggcctagcttctaaAACAACTTATTTACTTTGAGAAGCAATAGCTAGCCATTTAGCAAACAAAACCCCCTAATCTTTTGTTGTGGTGAGAAGGTGGAATGAGTATCTACTTAccaaaagcagaagctgcaATATGAAGCTTCTACTGTAGTGTGAAGTAGGGGTGGCAAAATTTCAATGAAAAGCTGCTAGTGCTTCAACAATAGCGCTTATTCATACAGCACTTGAAGCTCTATTAAGGTCAAACATGCCTTTAAGTTTGAACACATGTATAGATGTGCGTGTTTATACATTTGTACATGTGTACATATCTATGTATCATGGACACTTCTGTAAGCCTCGCGTGTCCGTATCGAACATGTATCCAATGTGGACACTTTTTGGACACGCGTTCAATGTTAATCCATAGTGCAtacaatttagaaaaatatatacatattttcattttacttttttatgcgtatataatgtaagatgataaatattttagctttttgatgaatatatacaaatttttttgacaatataataaattatgtatggtgaaaaaattcttttcttaaaatatatgaactatcaatgaaaattttattaactttcattcatataagaaatataacaatattttaccaaaattaatattttatatataataaatatatattattataataattatattttattttattagcggtGTCTATGCCGTGTTTatgtcctaattttttgaaagctgTTGAGTCACCATGTCCGAGTCGTGTCCCGTGCCGGTCTGTGGCACCTAggtacatatgtatgtattttagGGGTGAGCATGTTACTAAAGTAGCAAGTGTATCTATATGCGTACCATAGACTAGATATATTTTCCCGAGTTAAGGTGCAAATCAGCATAAGGTGATACACTTTAATGCATTCATGagaaatctttttttattttggcttCACATAATTTGGTATTATTTGATTGATTCTTGTTAACTTCTTACAAAGGTTGAAGAAATTGTCGGAGATCATGCAAATTTATTTAAGGATCATTACTATATTAAATCTTCTGGGAACTGTGATCTTTCAAGGATGAGTGATCCTCACAGTGAATTTAAAGGGAAGAATGTGCTAATAGAGAGAAGACCACTTACCTACATGGCATCAAAGTATAGCAAATCTGTCGATGAATACTCTCACATTCTTGGAGATGGTCGACAAAGGCTGTTTAACGCACGGACTAGAAGACCAAGGCCACATCTGGACGACAAGGTTTGTTTGTTATATTCTACTAGTTTAAGCATTTCTTTCTCCTTTGTCTCTATGTCAACATGTTTCATAAGCTTTTAAAAGGGGGTTTCTTGTTTAGGTAATTGTTTCATGGAATGGACTTGCCATATCATCATTTGCAAGAGCTTCCAAAATTCTCAAGTCGGAATCAAAAGAAACAACGTTCTATTTCCCCGTCGTTGGATGTGATGTAAGATTCATACCTATGATAACCTACAGATATGCCAGTGCCGCAAGTTTCCAATTCCACTTTCTTTCTTTGTAATTTTCTTATGTCCTATATAATTGCTGTGTGAATCTGTTTGAAAAAGAATTAGGCAGAAAGAAAGAACggatgaatgaaaggaaaggaggaaagaaagaaataattttcattGTAAAATCgagttttcatatttttatttattggtgGTTTAGCCACTATGACTCTCACAATTGTAGCACAAACTCAACTTTCGTACACAAATATAAAATGGTCATTCAGTTCTGCTAAAATCTGAGATATAGTTGAAGATGGATGGAGATAATCATCTTTCACTCATATTAGTTGTAACCacattgatgcatatggagCCTTTTGTAGTTAGATGGCTTCAAAAAGACAATCATTGACATGAATGCTAATAGCTTTTCTAGAAATAGTTGCCGCTGTATGTTGGAAATCAAATGTGCCTGGCCTTCACTTAACAGCTTATTCCTTCATGTGGAGGCagagaatttttttagaataattctctctctctctcaaactttATGGATCTAATTGACAATTCATAAAATTGACTTGCAAATCTTTCCTGCTGCGTGGCATACTGCTGTCACATCTCTATTGCATGGATACTGATAAATCTGATGTGTTTATCCATTTATATGACAAGCTAGATCGAAATCACCAAGAAGATACACTTTATGAAAACTGCATTTATTTGATCTCAACCCAAACGATGGAAGacccattaaaaaataaaattaaatgaaatagGAGTATTCGAGTGACTATTCTATTGGAGTGACTATTCCCAATTACCTCAGGCCAATTAAGTAGTTCTTTCGTCTATGTCATCCACTCGTAGGATGAACATTTAGACGTTTCCAGTAGTTTTCATCATTCCATTTGCATTTTATACTTGATAAATTTATATGGCTTCATATTCCAGCCAAGTGAGTACCTGGAAGTCGCAGAGAAGGCAGCACATTTTATCCAGAGCAGACTCTATGACACAGACACAAGCAGGCTCCAACATAGCTACCGAAACGGCCCATCAAAAGCACCAGGATTCTTGGATGATTACGCCTTCTTAATTTCAGGACTATTAGATCTCTACGAGAGTGGCGGTGGGACCAATTGGCTGTTCTGGGCAATTCAACTGCAAGCTACTCAGGCAATTAATATTACcatcttattttatattaatgaaTATATTTTCAGGAAGCATAAAATGCGGAGAGAAACCCTACAGTTATATTGTGATTCTCACTCTACCACCTTGAATGTTGAAACAAACATACTAACCCTCAAACCATAAGTTTTCAGCACTATTTCCTTTCACATTAGTGCTCCTTAGGCAATGCGTATCACTTCGTTTATAGGTCATTGGGATAAAATGTATTGAAAATTCGTATAGTTATGGGAgttttttgttgcatttttaGCCTTTTCAGGATTCTATTTGTATTTTACTTAAAAAGGTTAACTTTGCAGGATGAGCTGTTTCTTGATAGGAATGGAGGAGGCTATTTCAACACTCCAGGAGAGGACCCTTCTGTCCTACTCCGCGTAAAAGAAGACCACGATGGAGCCGAGCCGTCTGGGAATTCAGTATCAGCGATTAATCTTATCAGATTGTCATCTTTGGTAGCTGGTTCAAGATCCGAAAACTACAGAGGTACTGCAGAGCATCTTTTGGTAAGTTCTTTCTCCTGCAATTTAGAGTCTTGGTTATGAACATACCTTCATTGTTTAATGGATAATCATGTTCGCCTTGAGAATTCTTTGTACAATCTCGAAAAAGCATTCCAAGTCGGACAAGTATCAAAGCGTAAAAAATGGATCAAACTCTTTGGATACAAAAGTTGCAAAATTGGAATTAGACCCTTGTTTTGTTGATTATTGACTCTTTCCGAGCCTGATTATTTCACTGATAGTAAGTCCTGCAAAATGTCTACTCTTGTTAAATCAAATGATAAAGTTTGGAAAAGCCAATTCTTCGGAGCAGCAAAATGACTTTATTTTTAACTGCTATTCATGCTTTTTCGTGTTCCTTTCTTGCAATGACCATGCAGGCAGTATTTGAAGGTAGGTTGACCAGTCAAAGTGTGGCTGTTCCTTTGATGTGCTGTGCAGCCGACATGTTGCATGCCCCGTTAAGGAAGCAAATTGTGCTAGTAGGAGATAAAGCGTCTCCCGAGTACCAAAGCATGGTTGCAGCTATATTTGCTTCTTATGATCCTAATCGAAGTGTGAGTTGTAGACcctctttcttcttttgcttTCACAATATGGAATTAGAAGACTCACAGTTGTGTCATTTTCAATCTTTTTTCTGCAAAACTTTAAGCAAGCAACAGAATGTTTCTATACTAAACCAAATCAATAACCATAGCAGAAACCATTATACGAAAAACTAGAAAGGAGTGTAAGAATAGGATTCTTAAATCAATAACCATAGCAGAAACCATTATACGAAAACCTAGAAAGGAGTGTAAGAATAggatttttttgttattattatttcaatgtGTTCCGTTTTGTGGTTTTACCTTCTTGGTTTTACATGTTTCAGTACACCGTAGCGCTATATTATGATCCATATCTCATCggtgaaattaaatatttttcagtTCTACAGTTTTGTTGTTTTCTTCCCCCCCTCTTCTTATCATATGATACTCAAAATGAGTTGATTCTTGATCAGTAgaagttctttttttcttttttcttgaatCTTTCTGATAAATAGAATTCAAAAACTTAAAGACTGTCACGATTAAGTGGatacaaaattagattttatttgtATGCTACTGTTATCATTCTTTACATAACTCTGGTTTTCCTGTTGATGAGTTACAGGTGATCCAAATTGACCCCGGAAACAGAGAGGAGATGGAGTTCTGGGACAGTTACAACCCAAACATAGCCCAGATGGCGAGGAGCGGCCCCGTTGATAGTCCTGCAGTGGCCCATGTGTGCCACAACTTTGTCTGCAATCCGCCAGTCACTGATCCAGATGCCCTCCACACACTACTGAATAAAACTGCAGTGGCTGCTTCATCATCTGCCTaagtctcctctctctctctctctctctgtgtaaTGAGTAAGAAATGAAGGTTATAGAGGTACTTTGCATAACCACCCTTTGGCTTAACACACTTGCGCTTCACTACCCTGGGTTTCAATTATCGCACTTAACGACCGGTGGTTGCTATTTGATTGATTAATGGCAGGTTGGAAATAGCATGTCGGATCACAAATAAACTCAGAAGGTATATTGGCACGGCTATTCTAACCTGTAGTGTTCCTGGAATAGTaacagaataataataataatcacgaGATAATGAAACTTAAGCGAGTGCAAGTGTGCTAAAATACCAGGTTACTCTACTTTTCCTAGTTTGTATATGGATGTTGCTTTGTACATTTCTTTGTTTGTATGTAAGTTAAAATGTTTATTGAGGCAATAAAAACGAAGCTGGTGGTCACTGTTAATAGGAGTAAGCAATAAAAGAGCTTTTCATGTCTCTAGTTGCTTTTTTTATGGACTTATTTGTTCTATATGAACATCTTGATGAggactaaggcttagtttggttatgtaatggctaaaaacacgatttttatattatgaaaggtccaaaatatttaaaagcacgaaattttgtttttaatactataaaactattttaaaaattttgaactaataAAATTGTAGTTGCGATCGACACCAGAGACCGGATTGCGGGATTGCTGTCTTTGGTGGCAGTTGTAATTGTCATTTTATAatagggaaaatttcaaatacatctcctgtagtttcattttttctaacttttgtaCCATGTGGttcaaaatatatcaagttagtattctgtggttatgcacttttttactttagtacctgtAGTTtgaagtatatcaagttagtaccctgtggtttcgcactttcttactttagtaccctatggttaaaaaaccacggggtactaacttgatacaaaaataaaatcataggatactaacttgatacaaaaataaaaccacagagtactaacttgatacactttaaaccacagggtactaaagtaagaaagtgcgaaatcacatggtactaacttgatacattttaaatcaaagggtactaaaatgaaaaagtacgaaatcacatgggtgttttttgaagttttccctttataaTATAAGGAATATAAAGATTGTTAGTGATTCAAAATGTTTGcatcttttatattataaacaTAGTGTTTTCAATCATCGCATTACAAAACTAGGGCTGATGTTGATGTGTGCGatgcctttttgttttttttttggtgcattgTTAGTTGCACGCATTAGGTATTGGCTCCACTTTTGggcgaaaaaaaataataataattattgtatAGGGGGGAATACATATTAGCGACCCTTCTAACGGGGAAATTATTATATCTATTGTTCATTAAAAGGGTTTATTCGCTCCATCtattttagattataaaattaaaaataaattttattgattttaatagttattgtttgttttatacgaatcttttaattaattttcatttcacTCTAAAATAAGAATAATCCAATTCGTTGATGATCCAATCTAATTTTGAATCCTGAATTTGTCTATTGTAAaatagatcatattcaaaatcTTCTCTCGGCACCTCCTCCTCCTTAATCACTCTTCTCTTCtttaattaaaactttttttctcaaaattttgacTATTTCGATTGTCCATTTCAATTTTCATTTCActaataaatcaaatatttttcaaatgactcaacatttcatattttattccaatttaattcaattttatttctcattttgcattccaatcatgaaccaaacatgcacCGATGGATGGTGGAATTTGGTCCATCAAGAAAAATGCAGTAAAATGCACGAATCTCAAAGTGTAACTAAAGCCACCCAAGAAGCAAAAGTATATGAGAGCAAAGggctttttttataaattgacCCTTCAGAAACtcaaaattggcaaaatgaccctgtcaaaattttgtttataaaactaaccctcctttcgccacgtgggtgACACGTCAGGAtttctcacaaagacggtgaatagtttacCATCTTTGTAATTTGtagtgaaggcggtgaaccattcaccgtctttagtacaaaATCCTCCTTTCCGCCCTTTCATCCTGTGCCCTTGAGAAGACGGAAAACGATTCAACGTCTTCTCTAGggttatgaagacggtgaacgattcaccttTTTATCAAGGACACCATACCTTGGACTTGGAAAGATTTGCGCATCAGAGTAGAAATTTGCACTAAAggcgatgaatgattcaccaccttataaagacggtgaatggttcactgccttatgaagacggtgaatcattcaccgggccacaacaaatataacaaaaacagtgaacgattcaccatttttttgagaaatccctgacgtggcgcccacgtggcgaaaggagggttagttttacaaataaaattttggtaaaattattttgccaaattcaaatttttggagggtcattttttatagaaaagcCCGAGAGCTAACCTTAGTAAATGAAACAAATAACATTAACTCTTGAAAACTTAGTAACAAAAACCCCTAAATTAAGGGCATGAACTGTAATTAACTGCATTACAAATCTGAGCTCTTTAAAAAGCagcaagcttttttttttttttttggagaccAACAACAAAGAAATCACCAAATCGGCAGTGAACAACACTTGGTTGGGTCTTTGCTTGAAATGAAACTGAGCAAGATCTGCATGACATCTTCACGAAATCAGCAGTGAACAACAGTTGGTTGGTGTCTTTGTTTGGAATGAAACTGCGCAAGATCCGCATGACATCTGACTGGGCTTTCACTTTCACATTCACTTTCTTCATTCAAAGGAAGTTGAGAGGAGCATTTTCTGTCATTTCTTGATCTTTCTCTTCTTGTCAGATTTGTGAGATTTGGGACTCCTCGCATCCTGCAGCAGGCCAGGTATCAGAAAACAACTGCATACAAAATGTAGAaccaggagagagagagagagagagagagagagagagtactttcgcggtcttcttctttttcctctttctctttttttgttctgTTGCTTCGAGTTCGTCTTGGTCGTCTCTGGAACCCTAAAAGTTTCACCAATCTTTGGTCAGTGAAGTGATGAACATCATGCATATCAGAGTAAAATCACATCCATATAGCAATTTGGTCCCTTTAATTTTCACTGAAACACTAGTCCCTTACATTCACATATATTGCACTTTAATCCCCGTCCATTAAGGaggaaaatacaaaaaaaatttaaaaaaaagtaaaagtaaaaacgTATAAAACATACGTCAACGATTATCCATTTTGATCTGGTTAtcttatctttaaaaaatttagattttactatctaacattttaactttttttatccAAGCCAGTAAATAActctttaacttcaaattttgaatgtatcatttgatatattttatccaattcatgtaactataaattcattaaagtaagatattagcttaaattttgtatacgaagtcaaacaaattaaaaggttggataacaaaatcaaaattttgaaagattgggtaGTCGACTCTAAATGGTCTATAGTTTGGGTAATACATTTTTACCGAAAAAATGGAAAGAACAATACACATGAAcaggaaatgagagagagagagagagagggagagagttagTACTCttgtaattttcttctttttcctctttctctctttttcttttattttttcatcttcatcttgGTCATCTCCCGAACCCTAAAAGTTTCACGGAGTCAATGAAATTTATACATAATGGAGTAAAATGCATGCATAGTTCCTATACTATCCTGATGTTGCAACTTGGTCTCTCAAATTTTCACTAAATCACCAGTCTAAAACATTCACGTATGTCGCGCTTCAATCtctaagaagaaaaaaaatctgaaatacTATACCTACTGTAAATGGCCGCCGAATCCTGTTCGAAGTAAATAGAAAGGAGTCGGTCATTAATAAGAAAActccgaatttttttttttctttttgttttcaataGTTGGGAACTAAAGTGTAATATATGCGCAAGTTCAATGACTTGAGTGTATCAACAAGAAGGATGAGTACCAAGTTGCAACATTGAGATTCGAGATAGTATATGGagtatccatacattttacgcGACAACTAATATAAAATACAATGCTCAGTTTTATCACCTCAAAGGAGTCCTCAAAAGAAGCAACATGCCGTACAATTCGTCCGGAGGTTGAAGGCCCCCCTGTGATTggaaacaaaaaacaaaaaacaaaaaacaaaaaatgaaaaagagttTACTAATTCTGCTGTTATTTGCACAATCATGTTACATGTTATATGGATGCTAAGAGCCCAAAACACAGGAGTCAatgcaaagaataaaaaatgagAGGATTCCATTAATTtcttgagagaaaaagagattgATTTACACGCATATGAACTTACATTTGCCATAATAATTGGAAGGTAAAAGATGTACAGAGATTActtgaactatggaccattttgagtcagtttcaaaatttttattttaccacccacgctttcaatttatttgattcgaGTCGGTCAGCGACACTctgacttcaaattttaaactaattaatgaatttatagttgcgagaaatTCCATGAActatactaactaaacctgtCAAGATGAACGAcacattaaaaatttgaagtcaaactAGCTcggactgactcaaatcaaacatatAGAAAAgttgggtagtaaaatcaaaatttcgaaAGGTTCAGtagccaaatcaaaatggtccatacTTCAGGTAAGTTTGCTGTTAAGTTTCATATACTGGAGTCTTTGGTATCAGCATAACCCTCTATAAACAAATTTATTTACCAGGCAAAACTTCAACTATGCAATTAACCGATTAACAACGATGTAGTTTCTTACGGCCGGTTACGGTTCTACACAGAAGGCCACCAGGTTGCAAAAGGTTCAAAACTACACTTACAGGTCTCTAAGATAAACAGAAAATGGCTTATTTGTACGCAATCTCCGCAAGAAAA from Ananas comosus cultivar F153 linkage group 18, ASM154086v1, whole genome shotgun sequence encodes:
- the LOC109724101 gene encoding spermatogenesis-associated protein 20, producing the protein MAAAAAAAAGSSSSPPPPQQRRHTNRLAAEHSPYLLQHAHNPVDWYPWGEEAFEKARKRDVPIFLSIGYSTCHWCHVMEVESFENEEVAKLLNDWFVSIKVDREERPDVDKVYMTYVQALYGGGGWPLSAFLSPSLKPLMGGTYFPPDDKYGRPGFKTVLRKVKEAWDTKREMLEKGGTLAIEQLTEALAATAKSQKFPDELAHGSLKLCVEQLASSYDPKFGGFGSAPKFPRPVEELIMLYEYKKLVDAGKDNEARDVMKMVSHTMQCMARGGIHDHVGGGFHRYSVDECWHVPHFEKMLYDQGQLTNIYLDMFSITKDNFYSSMARDVLDYLRRDMLGESGEIFSAEDADSAEYEGAARKKEGAFYVWTSKEVEEIVGDHANLFKDHYYIKSSGNCDLSRMSDPHSEFKGKNVLIERRPLTYMASKYSKSVDEYSHILGDGRQRLFNARTRRPRPHLDDKVIVSWNGLAISSFARASKILKSESKETTFYFPVVGCDPSEYLEVAEKAAHFIQSRLYDTDTSRLQHSYRNGPSKAPGFLDDYAFLISGLLDLYESGGGTNWLFWAIQLQATQDELFLDRNGGGYFNTPGEDPSVLLRVKEDHDGAEPSGNSVSAINLIRLSSLVAGSRSENYRGTAEHLLAVFEGRLTSQSVAVPLMCCAADMLHAPLRKQIVLVGDKASPEYQSMVAAIFASYDPNRSVIQIDPGNREEMEFWDSYNPNIAQMARSGPVDSPAVAHVCHNFVCNPPVTDPDALHTLLNKTAVAASSSA